The segment GCCGTCTACTTTATATTTACCCCATCTAACACGGCTACCCCACAACCAATCGAGGAAGGACCAGCTGTTGAAGAATTTATAGGAGAAATCGCAGAAATAGCGCGGAAGCTTGGAGCTGACAATGATTTATATGCGTCAGTTATGATTGCGCAAGCCATTCTCGAGAGCAACAGTGGACAAAGTGGACTCGCTACCGCTCCGAACTATAATCTATTTGGCATAAAGGGACAGCATCAAAATAATTCTGTATTGCTTGAAACGTTAGAAGATGATGGCGCGGGTAATATGACAACAATTCAGGCGGAATTCCGCAAGTATGCTTCTTATGAAGATTCATTGAAGGATTATGTCAACTTGCTTCGGAATGGCGTGTCTTGGAACAAGCATTATTATACGAGCGTTTTTAAAAGCAATACCACGTCTTATAAAGATGCGACCCAATTTTTAACGGGCTCCTACGCCACTGATTCCAAATACTATGAAAAATTGAATGCGTTAATTGCACAATATGACTTAGCGCAATACGACAAACCAATTCAAAATAAAAAAACGATTCAAGTAGAAGATGGCGATTCACTGCCTTTAATTGCGGAAGCGAATGAAGTTTCCGTTACTTCTATCATGCAATGGAACCAATTAAGTTCTAATTTTATAGAGGCTGGACAAACATTGACGATTTATTATTAGAAAAAGGATTTGAGTGGATGTGCTCAAATCCTTTTTGATTTTTAGCAAAACCACTAATTTTTTTACTACTTACTCGGTTCTTGCGGCGTTCGGTAAATCATTTGAACCTGTTCGTAATCATCAAGAATAACGGTTATTGGCTCTTTATTTTCCACTAATTTTTGTAGTTCTTCTGAATGGATTGTTGGACCTTCTATCTTAGTAACACTACCTAGTTTCGCTTCTCCTTTTAATTCTGTTCCCTCTATTTGAAAAGGTATAATTGCATCCTCTGGAAACGAAATGAGCGAGTTAGCATTTTGGGATATCGCCACCGTTGCATATTTCCCCTTTTTTTCTTTTGCATTTTCGACTTTAAAAATTTCAATTGTAACAGAAAAGTGGTCAGAATCTAATGTTTCATATCTTGATATTGGAAGTTTATAAGGATTAGGTGTAGGCTCCATACCTAACCGTAAAGCTTGGATAATAATAAATCCTACTATTACTATAAATGCCATACGGATGATGATTCTCTTATTAAACACTTTTTTCACGCCTTCTTTTGGCTATTAAATATGCATTATTTGTGCATCTAGTGTAACGCATATTCGATATTTTATTGATTAATCAAGCATTGCTACTTTGACTCCATTTCACTTCGGATCGCTTGTACATACTCTTTTGATTGTTTAGACATTTGAGCTATGTCGGCATCCGTAAATCCATTTTCGATTAAACTAATAATTACTTGTCTAATTCCATGTTCAATACCTTCCTTTATCCCTTCTTCTTTTCCAATTTCAATCCCCTCTTTCTTCCCCTTCGCCAATGTATCTACATATTTCGCCTCTTCATCCAACATGTACTTTAATCGAGATTGGTACGCATACATCGTTTCGGGAGTTTGACTCATGTTTTCCCACACCGTTAACGCTTCCTGCAAGTTTTCATCTTTCATCGCGAGTTCCTCCAATTCTTTATAAATATCCACATAAACTTTATTCTTTCGTGCATCAACCATGCCAAGTAGCAACAGCCAGCGCGCCAATAAATCGTTTAACGGATTTAATAAATAATCCTGCCATGCTTTTAAAAATTTATTCATTTCAATAAAGTGAATTTCTAAAACATCATTATCTTTTTCTATACGCTCTAATGTAGAATCTTCATATAAATGGTAAGTTGAATGGTAATTTTTCATGTCTTTGAATAAGGAAAACGCACAAATATTAATGGTGATCGTCGGTAATAGTGACTCATAACCATCCCCTTTTTTCATTTGGCCTTCATACAATTTCGCCCAGTAGTACATTGTTCGTTTAAACATATTGTATTTGTTTGCGAGCTGCATCTCAATATTAATTCGTTCACCCGACTGCGTAATAACGACAATATCGAGACGCGATTGCTTATCCTCTTCATATTCTCCACCGAGTTCTTGGTTAATGAAAAGCACTTCCTTTACGATGTCGCGACCTGTTTTCTGCAAAATCGCATTTAAAAAGACAATTGTAATCTTATTATTTTGTTCATTTCCAAATAATTGTTTGAACGAATAATCAATTTTCAGGTCAATAAACTTGTCTAAAGGGATACGTTTTAATGCTTTTTTGTTAATAGCATTTCACCTCTTGTAGTTGATTTGATTATAGCATGATTGGGAATTGGTGCGTGCATCATTGGGGGTATAATAGTGGTGTTTAGTAGCATGAAGCAAGCGGTTTTGTCAGATTGATTTGTGAGGTTTATTCCTATGAGCATAGTTAATTTAAAGTGGATAATCAATACTCGTTCGGAGCTATAGTAACAGGCAAATCGACTATTTGAATTGCAAATATAAAGAAAAAATCATATTCCATGGAAATCTCTTTACAAAATTGTTTTCTTGAATCCAAACAAAAAAGCTCCTCACAGCCAGTTAGCCATGAAGAACTCTTTTCATATAGTTATTACACCGTTACCTTCACTTCAACTTTTTGCGGTTGAATTTGTGCGACGACAATGCTATTAATCACATTAATATAAGCGAGTGCAGAGGCTTTTAAAATATCCGTATCAGCAGCTTTTGCGATATACTTTTCGCCCTCATGCTCTACAGTGATTTTCACTTTACCAAGCGCCTCTTGACCACGAGAAACCGAGCTAATATTATATTCAATCAGCTTCACTTCAATGCCTGTAGTATCAGCAATGGCCGAATACAATGCATCAATTGGGCCTGATCCGACCGCGCTTGATTTATAAATCTCCTCACCACGTTGGATTTTTACACTTGCAGATGGGAATGTTGCATTCGAAACAACTTGTAAATCAACAAGTTCAAAAAATTGATTCGAATAGCTTTCCTTATTTGGATTATTTTTCTCTGCCTTTTCATAATAATTCTCAACAATTACATATAAATCGTGATTGTACACTTCTTTTTTCGAGTCAGCTAATTTTAAGAAACCTTCAAAGATGCCTTCAAATTCTTCATCTGCAAAGTCTTTAAAACCAAGTTTTGATAACGAATCTTTAACGGCATGTCGACCAGAACGCGCCGTTAGCACAAGTTCCATATCATCTAGACCGACATCTTCTGGATGCACAATTTCATACGCATCACGTGATTTTAAAAGACCATCTTGGTGAATACCCGAAGAATGGGCAAACGCATTATCTCCTGTGATTGCTTTATTCACCTGCACATCTAGCCCCATAAAACTAGAAACGAGACGTGATGTATTCATAATTTCCTTCGTATTAATATCCGTAAAGACATCATAAATATCACCACGTGTTTTCAGTGCCATCACGACTTCTTCTAGCGCCGCATTCCCTGCACGTTCGCCGATACCGTTAACCGTACATTCCACTTTGTCCGCACCATTTTTAATCGCAGCCAGTGTATTCGCTGTTGCCATCCCTAAGTCATTATGGCAATGCACCGATAGTAATACCGAATCATCTAAATTTTTCATGCGGTCATTCAGCCTGTAAATTAGCTCGCCCCATTGCTCTGGCTCTGCAAACCCAACCGTATCAGGCACGTTAATCATTGTCGCGCCCGCTTTCATGACGGCTTCAATTGTCTTCCAAAGGTATTCAAAGTCAGAGCGTGATGCATCCTCCGTTGAATATTGTACTTGTGGTAGTAGTGTTTTCGCATATTTCACAGCATCTACACCAATTTGTAAAATTTGGTCCTTAGACTTGCTAAATTTCTTTTCAACATGAATATCCGAAGTACCAAGCACCATATGAATCATTGGATTTTCAGCATATTTGACTGCGTTATAGACCGAATCAATATCCTCTTTTACCGCACGTGCTAAAGCGGTAATCATGATGTCCGATGTATTACCAACCTTTTGTGCCACTGCTTTTACTGCATCAAAATCACCTTGTGAAGAAGCAGGGAATCCAGCTTCAATGATATTGACACCAAGCTTTTTGAGTTGTTGAGCAATCTCTACTTTTTCATATAAATTTAATTTCGCACCTGGCACTTGCTCGCCATCACGTAACGTTGTATCAAATACCCAAATTTTTCTACTCATTTTCCAAAACCCCTTTTCCAGTTCATTTTGATTTACTAGTGGAAGCTTCCTGTGAAGGAATAGTCTTCATTATTGAATCGCGAGGAATTTTTTATTTAGCAAGTGCTAGAAACACAGGCTGAATAAATATAAAAACCTCGCCTCCACGGATGATTAAATCCGATAGAGACGAGGTTTGCTCGCGTTACCACTCTAATTGAACGGCCATTGCTGAAATCCGTTCCCCTTTACGACAGCATACACTGTCTTGCCCTTTAACGGTGGCTTCCGACTTCCCTACTTAAAGTTCAGGTTGTAGCTCATGGACGAGTTCGAAATTGTATGTACCAGTTCACACCACCCACTGGCTCTCTAAAAGCATACGGCATTTCTACTATTTCCAATCAAGGCTTGTTTTGTTGTCTTGAAAGCAAGTTTAAAGTGTTCGAGAAAAGAAGTCAATAGTTTTCTGAAAATTAAATTTTTATACCGTGTTTTCCTCCATTTTTATAAAATACATAATGCTAGTTAGCTCATTTCATCATACAATAGAGTTACATAGAGGAGGAATGCATATATGGATGGTAAACTACTAACATCTTCTTTAGTCCATTTAAAAGGACAAGAGTTACGAATGATTTATTCGCTGCTCTTTAAAACAAACATCGTTAGCTTAATTAGCGCGAAAACAAAAGATTTATTCAATAAGGATGTCGATCATTTTAATGCATCACTCGAAAAAGAAATCGAAAAGCTCGACCATATTTCGGATGAAGCGCTGCAAATTGACTTATTTTTAAAGCTTACTGAAATCTATGAACTAAAAGGCACCCATTATGATACTGCACTTGAAATTGAACAAAAATGTGCAGAAGTTATTCAAAGTGCCCATGAAGAAATGCTCAAGGATGAAAAAGAATATAAGGAATTTGTACATAGTGCCGATGATAAATCCGCACTTCAATTCATGATTCATTATCAAATGCAAAAGGTATTTTCAACGTTTGATGGGAAATTTAAAGAATTCAATGAAAAAGAACGCAATGATTTCACTGAAAAGATCCATCAATTTTTAATGGAATTACCTGCTGAAAAACAGGCTCAACTGAAAGAAAAACTTAATATTGATGACTTAACAAATGACACGGTCCGACAAATTATGCTGACACAAGGTTCTGTTATCGTTCTCTCCATCATCGTGGAGGTCGCAGGTTTTGCTGCATATACAACGTTAACGACCGCGATTGCAACGTCGATGGCCATTATTGGCGTGACACTTCCATTTGGTGTATATACATTTGCAACGACACTTTTATCATTAATCGTTAATCCATTTGTCCTTATCCCTCTTGCATTAGGTGGTGGCGGCTGGTTATTAACCCGTCAAAATAAACATTTACGCAAAAAATTAGTACCGGTTGTCCTATTACAAATGACTTTGCCACTAATTGTTGGAGTTGGTCATGAGGAGGAGGAACAACAAAATCTTCAGGCGTTTATTTCTCGCTGGCAGCATCAACGGGAGAAACAAATTGAGCTCAATACGCAGCAGCACAAACTTTTAAAAGAAATTGCATTTAATGAAAAAAATGCTCGAGCATTAGAGAAAAAATCGAGTGAAATTTCTAAGGACATTGCCAATTTAATCGATGAAATGGAGCATCTTCACCGCTCATTCAAACAAATGATTTATAGCATTCAACCTGAGGAACAATCCGCGCTTTACACAAGCTTATTAGAAATATCGGCGAGTAAAAAGGAGCATATCGCATCATTAGAAGTCCAAATGATGAGCAATTCTAAGCATTCTGGCTTTTGGAATACGTTAACTTCGGCTTTTGATAAAAATTCTTTAAAAAACGAAATCCGTGCCATAGAAAAAGAGGTCGAGCAAACGGAAAACCAGCTCGTAGCTGAATTCCTAGCAATGAATTGCCCGATTTTACAACAGGAGCAACAGCGGTACGCAGCTATTCAAGAAAGCATGAGTGAACTAAATAACGAGCGTTCAGACTATTCGAAATCAAGTATTGCGATGCGCCAAGACATAGCTAAACTTGAAGAGGAATTACACGACGTGAAAAAAGAATTAAAGGAACATCAAAAACGTTTTTACGGCTTGAAGGATATTTTGTAGAAAATAAGTACAAAGAACCCCACTACGTTGACTAAGGTTCA is part of the Solibacillus sp. FSL K6-1523 genome and harbors:
- a CDS encoding Rpn family recombination-promoting nuclease/putative transposase codes for the protein MNKKALKRIPLDKFIDLKIDYSFKQLFGNEQNNKITIVFLNAILQKTGRDIVKEVLFINQELGGEYEEDKQSRLDIVVITQSGERINIEMQLANKYNMFKRTMYYWAKLYEGQMKKGDGYESLLPTITINICAFSLFKDMKNYHSTYHLYEDSTLERIEKDNDVLEIHFIEMNKFLKAWQDYLLNPLNDLLARWLLLLGMVDARKNKVYVDIYKELEELAMKDENLQEALTVWENMSQTPETMYAYQSRLKYMLDEEAKYVDTLAKGKKEGIEIGKEEGIKEGIEHGIRQVIISLIENGFTDADIAQMSKQSKEYVQAIRSEMESK
- a CDS encoding glucosaminidase domain-containing protein, which gives rise to MAFIRKILLATLVLGAILGILIFGAVYFIFTPSNTATPQPIEEGPAVEEFIGEIAEIARKLGADNDLYASVMIAQAILESNSGQSGLATAPNYNLFGIKGQHQNNSVLLETLEDDGAGNMTTIQAEFRKYASYEDSLKDYVNLLRNGVSWNKHYYTSVFKSNTTSYKDATQFLTGSYATDSKYYEKLNALIAQYDLAQYDKPIQNKKTIQVEDGDSLPLIAEANEVSVTSIMQWNQLSSNFIEAGQTLTIYY
- a CDS encoding 2-isopropylmalate synthase, producing the protein MSRKIWVFDTTLRDGEQVPGAKLNLYEKVEIAQQLKKLGVNIIEAGFPASSQGDFDAVKAVAQKVGNTSDIMITALARAVKEDIDSVYNAVKYAENPMIHMVLGTSDIHVEKKFSKSKDQILQIGVDAVKYAKTLLPQVQYSTEDASRSDFEYLWKTIEAVMKAGATMINVPDTVGFAEPEQWGELIYRLNDRMKNLDDSVLLSVHCHNDLGMATANTLAAIKNGADKVECTVNGIGERAGNAALEEVVMALKTRGDIYDVFTDINTKEIMNTSRLVSSFMGLDVQVNKAITGDNAFAHSSGIHQDGLLKSRDAYEIVHPEDVGLDDMELVLTARSGRHAVKDSLSKLGFKDFADEEFEGIFEGFLKLADSKKEVYNHDLYVIVENYYEKAEKNNPNKESYSNQFFELVDLQVVSNATFPSASVKIQRGEEIYKSSAVGSGPIDALYSAIADTTGIEVKLIEYNISSVSRGQEALGKVKITVEHEGEKYIAKAADTDILKASALAYINVINSIVVAQIQPQKVEVKVTV